In Pseudoalteromonas sp. '520P1 No. 423', the sequence CAGCACTGATGATAGTTGGTCACTTCTAGAGTATTTGAAATCTGATATAGTTAATATAAAACGCATAAATTTGAGCCTAAATTTTGGCAAAGAAGCCGCTATGACAGCAGGGCTTGATTTGGTAGAGGGTGAATCAGTTATTTTACTTGATGCCGATTTGCAAGATCCACCATCTCTTATCCCTCAAATGTTAGCTAAATGGCGCGAAGGTTTTGATATCGTTAATATGAAACGTACAGAGCGTTTAGGCGAGTCTCGTTTTAAAACAGCATCAGCACATATTTATTATCGTTTACTTGTAGCCCTTTCAGATGTGCCCATTAAAAAAGATGTGGGTGATTTTAGATTGCTAAGCCGCTGCGTTATCGATCATATAAAAAAATTGCCTGAACGTAATCGCTATATGAAAGACATTATGGCTTGACCTGGTTTTAAGCAAACTAACCTTGAATTTGAACGCCCAGAACGTGTTGCTGGTGAAACCAAATGGTCATTTCTTCAATTAGTTAAGCTGGGTTTATCTGGCATTACCTCATTTAGTGTTAAACCACTCAAAATAGCCACTTGGTGAGGTGCTAGCATCTCAATGGGTGCGTTTTTATATAGTGTATTTGTTATGTTTAAAACTTTAACTTTGGGCGACCCCGTTGCTGGCTACTCATCAATGATGGTAATGTAATTATGGCTAGGCGGAGTACAACTTATTGCGATTGGCGTATTAGGCGAATATATCGGGTGCATTTTTGTGAGTCAAAAGGACGACCATTATATTTAGTTATGGATAGCCATAGCACTAAAGCAAAACATCAGGAGGCTGAATATGGATTAGTCACTCAGCATTTTAGCTAAATCTGCCATCGGTTTAATTATAGCCTTTATCGCCTTTAGACTCGCATCCCTAGGAGCATACCCCTTATACGATACAACAGAAGCCAGATATGGTGAAATTGCCCGTATCATGCTTGAAACGCGAGATTGGATCACCCCACAAATTGATTACAACATCCCTTTTTGGGGCAAACCTCCAGTTTATGCATGGTTATGACAGATGCAGTATTAACGCTTTTAATCACCTTAGCTATGAGTAGCTATTGGCAAGCATTTAAATATGGTGAAAAAGCATTTTACGGTAACTTATTTTTCATTGCTTTAGCCATAGGTATGTTAGCAAAAGGCCCTGTGGTAGTGGTTATTGTTGGTATACCTTTAGTAATTTGGAGTATCTGTCAGAAGTGTTTTATACAAGCCTTAAAAAACACTGCCTTGGCTTAGTGGGATCACTTTATTTTTAGCTTTTTCTTTACCTTGGTATATTTTAGCCGAAATGAAAACACCTGGATTTTTAGAGTATTTTTTATGGGGAGAGCATATACAACGATTTTTAGTATCAGGATGGCAAGGCGATTTATACGGTAGTGCACACAAAGAAGCTAAAGGCACTATATGGCTAGCCATGGCTTTTCCTTGGTCATTTATTTTGTCTCATAGAGCTTCCTTGCGAGGGCATTAATTTAGACTCGACAAGTATTCATGTTGATGGTAATTATGAGCATGACAACGACAGTAAAGCAGTAAAACTAGTTCGAGGTTACAGTCGAGACCATCGCCCAGAGCTGAAACAATTCAATCACTTGACGAACAGAAGCAGTTATTTATTTCTCGTGCCCCACAAAAGTTAAAACAAGTAAACACGCAATAGCTCAGCAGCATACCCTCGACTTTAAGCCGCTTGATAACGGTTATAGCGCAGCATGGCTTGAGTCAAATTATGGCGAAGTTAAGCAACGCTGGTTATTAATTAAAAGTGAACAAGCGAAAAAACGAGAGCAACATACGCTAGATAAACGTATGGAAAAAGAATTAAACGCGGCCCTCAAATCATTCAAAATACTTAGTCGTCAACGTTTTTCTTGTGCATTAGATGCGGATAAGGCATTAAAAACATGGTTAAAATCCTATCGTGAGGTTGGAAAAAGTGACAGTGAAATACTCAAACACGCTGTATTTAAACAAAGTGCCCGTCCCAAACTAAATCAACAACCCGATAGTTATGAATATCAAATAACAGGGCTGTTATATTGGTCGTTAAAAAATCGGGAGCAGCGATTGCAGTAAAAAGGCATGTTTATGTTAGCAACCAATGACTTGAGTGAAACACTAACGATAGAGAAAATGCTTAGCCTTTATAAATCACAACAAAGTGTAGAAAAGGGCTTTAGAGCCCTAAAGAGTCCTGACTTTTTAACCGCGTCTCTTTATTTGAAAAAGCCAGAAAGGATTGAAGCACTACTGATGGTAATGACGTATTGCTTAATGGTTTATGCCGCATTGGAGCATAAGATCAGAAGAGAGTTAAAGGCTCAGTCAGTATATTTTACCAACTTAAAATACAAACCGTGCCAAAATCCAACTGCTCACGGGGTGTTCTTTTGCTTTCAAGGAATTGATGTATTAACAATCAGTGGTGAGCAACAATTAGTCCTCAATGTGGAGGAGAGGAACAGTATTATCATTAATTGCATGACAGCATCTATCAAGAAATTTATTCCTAAAAATGCTACGGAATGTCGGATTTATGAACACTAAATATTATTTTAAAATCAATAGCCTTATAGATTAGGCGCTAAAAGAAATAAGAAATGGAATTTTTGATATTTATCGCTTTGGTATTCATTTACTACGCGATTAAAGAGCTAAATGAATCTAAAACAGTTGATGCCACACAGTTTATTAAAAGTATTGATAAGTTAGATCCCCCAATTATTTTTGAGCATAAATTAAAAACTAGTTGGGGACCTAATTATTGATATACCGCTAAAGTTGGAGATATATCTTTAAAAACAGGATTAACTAAACAGCTAGTTTTACCCGCTAATGCAGTGCTAATGAAAGTTAAACCTGCATGGTCTTATTAAAAAAATAAGTAATCAAATTAAATATTCTGTTTTAGAAAGTTAAAATAATTAAAGCAGAAGCCTTAAGATACAACACTTTATTTCAAAAACTGCGTTTTATCTTGCCTTAAACTAAGCACGTTATTGATATCCAGCTTGGCATTTTCTTTAGAGTTTTTAACTGCGATGCCTTCGTGTTTTAGTAACCATAATTTTCGCTCTATACCGCCAGCATATCCCGTTAAAGTACCTGAAGCACCTATTACGCGGTGGCAGGGCACGATAATACTAATAGGGTTACGACCATTTGCACCACCAACAGCCCTCACAGATTTTGGATTATTGATTTTATGTGCAATGTCACCATAAGACATAGTTTGGCCAAATGGGATATCCACTAAACAGTGCCAGATAGATTCTTGAAATTGTGTGCCTTGCTGATCTAGTGGTAAATTAAATATTTTTCTTTCGCCATTAAAATACTCTATTAATTGCAGCTTACAAGCATCTGTTGTTTCATTGCTGTTCGTTGATGTTTTTAAATCATCACCGCAAAAAATAACCTGAGTGATGCCAATATCAGACGCTTTTATTTCTATTAAGCCTAAAGGGCTATTCATATAATCAGTAAACATTATAACTGACTCCACAATTGAAAAGTTAAATAACTACCCCAAGGTGAGGCTTGCTCTGGCTCAAATTTATAGTTTGCATTGCCGATGGCTTTTTTTACACCTAAGTCACCACCTAAAAATATATCAGGATCACTTAAACCTCGCATACAAGCATAATCTGTAGTCCAAGGCCCGATCCCTTTTAATTTTAACCAATTATGAGGCGCTTCGGGTTCGCTGTTCACTAAAAAGTGATTAGCTAAATTGTTGAGTGTTTGTTTTCGTGAGCCAGGTATTTTTAAAAAATTCAAATCACTATTGGCAATAGCTTGCGGTGTTGGAAATAAAAACTTATCGCCTATAGCAACACCTAAATTAGCAACTAAAATCGTAACAAGATTTTTAGCTGCAACGACAGAAATTTGTTGTCCTAAAACAGCTCTAATACCAGCTTCAAACATACTCCAAACACCCGGTAATCGCACACCTGTATTGATAGGTAACTGACCATCAAAACTCTCTTTAAGGTTTTGTTCAACTGAATCCAAATCAACGTCTAAGTCTAAAATGCGTCTAATATTATTCACTATCGCTTTAAGGTGTTTTATATCATTCAAATCAATTATCACATCAAATCTATTTTTATCTTTGATATGTTTTGCAGTAAAACGCCCCTGAGTACCATTGAACTCAAAGGTGCGCCCATAAGAGTTGTCATCTCCCCATTCAAGCGCTTCAATACTGCGTTTTTTAAAAAAGGAAAGCATAAAATTACTATCGTATGGTGGGCGATAATACAACTTAAGAGCAAGCTCACTTGATTTTTCGGTACTAGACTTTCGCATTTGTGAAGGCGTCAAATTTAACTGTGATATAAAACAATCGTTAAAACGCCTAATACTCGAAAACCCACTGGCAAGTGCAACTTCTGTGATCGGCAACTTTGTTTGATGTAATAATTGTTTTGCAAATAAACACTGCTGATATAAAGTATATGATTTAGGAGATGTGCCTAGATGTTTATTAAAAAGATCTCTTAAATATCGATCACTTATACCTAAACGTTCAGCTAATGCCTGCAGCGTCCCGTTTTGTAATGCACCCTCATCAATTAGCTTAATAGCGCGACTTAACGTTGTGCTAACACCTTTCCAAGCCGGAGAGCCCGGCGCGCTATCTGGTCGGCAACGTAAACACGGACGAAAACCCGCCGAAGCAGCTTCTATCGCCGTAGCAAAGTAAATCACATTTTCTTCTTTCGGTGGAGAAGCAGGACAAATTGTGCGGCAATATATTTTTGTGGTTTTTACTGCAGTAAAAAATTTACCATCAAAACGCGGATCTCGTGACATTCTCGCTTTTTGGCAAATCTTACTATTTAAAGGCGGGTTTAACATTTAAGCTTCAATTAAATTACTCTTAAGGCAACTATAACCCAGTGAATATTTAATTCTAGCCAGAAACGGAAGTGGTTATAAAAATAGTTACTACTTTAAAATTTATAAATAATAACTTTGCCTTGCATAGTCAGTATTTAATCGGCAGTTATCATCTATTTTTTTCAAATTACATAAAGGTTTTTCTGATTTAATTATCACCTTACTCTGGCCGTTACCAACAGTCACAGAGGGGCATGAACATAAAAATAATGCACTTAATACTATTAAAGTTCGATACATAACAGTCTCTATATTATAATTATTGTTTGATTACATTTTATACATTGTTTTATACCTCAAATCAAAAGCTATTTAAATACTAAGAAAATTAGATTGGCTAACTACCAGTAGGTCCCTACTTTTAATTATTTTGATTAAGCCAGTCATCTCTGAGTTTGATCCAACCTTTATACTCCTGTTCACCATAATTAGACTCCAAGAATAGCTCTTTCACTATGCCGCTAGTAATTAATTTATCTATAGCTGAGGCTATCGCTACTAAGTTTACAGGAACGTCTCTTGATATTTTAATTGACTGAACCAGTTTATCTTTTGAAAGGTTATTTAAAGAGGGTTGTGAGGTTATTATTTTGGAGATACTTGCCATGTTAATTTCCTTTTAAAAAATGACAATTGCTATCGGTTTAATGATGCCGATACAAAGTCAGATTAAATAGTACCTTTTTGAAACAAAATAAATATCTGATAGCAGTAAAGCCCCTTTACAGTTATAAAATAAAAGGCGCTAATAAAGTTAGCGCCCTAAAATTATTAACTTTGACTCTGAAGCCATTCAATCGCGGCTTCAATTATCAAATCTTTTTCTTGTGTACGTTGCTCTAAAGTAAAAATGCTTTTTCAATCGAAACAGGGACTCCCGTGCCTTCAAACTCTAGACCATCATGACTAATATAAAATTCATTAGAAATACTATATTGCAAACCGTGAGGCAAAGATTTAGGTAAGATATCAGACAGGCCACCCCCCGTTGATTGGCCAATTAAAGCAGAGTTATCTCTAGCCCTCATAGCAATAGAAAAAATTTCAGCCAATTGCAGATCTAATACAGCCAATTTGTCAGTTTGGGTTTCACCTAGTTCAATAATTTCAGATAATTCCATAGATTCAATATATAAGTAACCAAAGTTCTCATCTGTTTTTGATCAAATTAAAGTCTCTGTTTCATTAAATTTCACATCAGCATCTTGCACTAAATAACTGCCAATAATGTCCATCTCAATTTCTATTTGCTGTTCTTAATAATAAAAAAATCAAATAACTGTGCTTGAGTATCAATGTCATCTAAATCATTCATTTCTAGATATTCAGCTAATGTAATATCATGTATCTCCAATTTTCGAGATACACTAAACTCTTCATCAATTTCTTCATTTTCGATCCCCACGTGAAAGTCTTTTAATGGTGCAATCATTTGAGAAAAAATCTCAAATAATTCCTCCAGTGATGTTGTAGCTGTGACTTGGGTAACATAAGTTTGATAAGTTTCATCCCAATTTACATTTTTGATATGAAAAAAAGCATAATACTCTTTATAGTTTTGCCAAAATATTTCAAAGTCTTGTTCTGGATTAAAAACATAACCTTCATCACCTTGCTGCTTTAATACATTATCAATACAGTTATTTGGTAATGATAATTCACGAGCCATTTGAACTCCTGGTATTTTTATGCCACCGATTATTGATATAAAACTATCTTTATCATCAGACAGCGCAATGCTCTTTATTAAACTATCATAAGATAATTTATAAGATAAAATCGATTCATCAAGCTTGAACTCATGGCAATATTGTGAGGTTATTTGATAAAATTTATAACCATTATCTTGTATATCAAATACCCAACCATAAGCAGGCGCACTCCAAATTCCTATTTCTGTTTTTTCAATCTCTGGTATAAGCGGTTTTTTATTTTTACTATCAGAGTCATTACAAGCACTCATTAAAGCAATAGAACCCGCTAAAAGTGACCATTTTATTGCATCAAAAGCGAAATTTTTACCTTTTATATTTATCATCCTTGTCAGTTTATTAATAACTGTTTTTTAGTGAGATAATAATGACTTAAGACAGTTTTAAATTCCGTTGAGAAATTGTCTTAAATTGTTAGTCCCTTTTTCAAATCAAGACAAAACTCTGCTAAAGATAAAAAAATACAGGTTATTCTGCGGGTATTTATTTTTTGAATTTTAAATAACCTTCTATGACGCGATTATTTATTAGTTTTTATGTCGTTCTATTTTGTTTGATCAGTGCTTATAGCTTTGTCGCAGATATGAGTGTTGAAACTTGGTTAAGTGACATGATAGTCATTGATAAAACGAATGATTATATTGGCGCATTTTACCTTATGGAGAATTTACATAAGTCTCTTGATGAACAGGCGTTTGATAAAGCAATCGAAAATTTTCCTCGCCAATCTAATACGCACTAAAAATGTTTAACATAAATAATATTTATTTTGATCCTAAGTTTTTTGACCATGATTCAATTTATTTCGCAGATGAATATAACGACTTGCTATATTATCGATTTCAAGACTCTGATTTAGTTGTACGAATTGGCCCTGTGGATACCTACGAACCGCTCACTGAATATCAGTATTGGTATGAAAGTGGTTATTATCCATTTTTAGCTTTAGGGATCTTTTTATGGGTATTATTATTCCACACAAAATTAAAACGCTTAGATAAAGCAGCGATAGAATTAGGTTAAGGAAACCTTTCTGTTCGAGTATCACAAAAAGGAAGGCATAGGGTAGGGAAGCTAAATCATTCGTTTAATTTAATGGCGACTCAAATTGAATTACTAGTTCAAGGCCACAAAAACTTAACTAATGCAGTTGCACATGAACTAAGAACACCTATGGCGCGGATCCGCTTCCAACTCGATATGCTGTATAACGAACAAGAAAACAAACAACGCCAAGAATATATGTTTGGTATTTTAGATGATCTCAATGAATTATCTGATCTAGTTGATGAGTTACTCACTTTTGCTAAATTTGATAGAGATCCTATCGCAACTCAATTACAACAAAACTCATTAAACACCTGCATTAATAATGTGATCCGATCTCGACACTTTAATAGTCAAGTGAAGATTAATTATCAGCAACAATCAACAAAATATGATTTAGTACCCTTTGAACCTAAAAATTTAGAACGGGCTATCGGTAATTTATTAACAAATGCTCAAAAATATACACAAGATACTGTCAATATACATATTAAACAT encodes:
- a CDS encoding glycosyltransferase family 2 protein → MPVYNESEMLTTFHHEVCQVAASLPDENIELLYVNDDSTDDSWSLLEYLKSDIVNIKRINLSLNFGKEAAMTAGLDLVEGESVILLDADLQDPPSLIPQMLAKWREGFDIVNMKRTERLGESRFKTASAHIYYRLLVALSDVPIKKDVGDFRLLSRCVIDHIKKLPERNRYMKDIMA
- a CDS encoding phospholipid carrier-dependent glycosyltransferase, with translation MTDAVLTLLITLAMSSYWQAFKYGEKAFYGNLFFIALAIGMLAKGPVVVVIVGIPLVIWSICQKCFIQALKNTALA
- a CDS encoding methylated-DNA--[protein]-cysteine S-methyltransferase, with the protein product MFTDYMNSPLGLIEIKASDIGITQVIFCGDDLKTSTNSNETTDACKLQLIEYFNGERKIFNLPLDQQGTQFQESIWHCLVDIPFGQTMSYGDIAHKINNPKSVRAVGGANGRNPISIIVPCHRVIGASGTLTGYAGGIERKLWLLKHEGIAVKNSKENAKLDINNVLSLRQDKTQFLK
- a CDS encoding DNA-3-methyladenine glycosylase 2 family protein produces the protein MLNPPLNSKICQKARMSRDPRFDGKFFTAVKTTKIYCRTICPASPPKEENVIYFATAIEAASAGFRPCLRCRPDSAPGSPAWKGVSTTLSRAIKLIDEGALQNGTLQALAERLGISDRYLRDLFNKHLGTSPKSYTLYQQCLFAKQLLHQTKLPITEVALASGFSSIRRFNDCFISQLNLTPSQMRKSSTEKSSELALKLYYRPPYDSNFMLSFFKKRSIEALEWGDDNSYGRTFEFNGTQGRFTAKHIKDKNRFDVIIDLNDIKHLKAIVNNIRRILDLDVDLDSVEQNLKESFDGQLPINTGVRLPGVWSMFEAGIRAVLGQQISVVAAKNLVTILVANLGVAIGDKFLFPTPQAIANSDLNFLKIPGSRKQTLNNLANHFLVNSEPEAPHNWLKLKGIGPWTTDYACMRGLSDPDIFLGGDLGVKKAIGNANYKFEPEQASPWGSYLTFQLWSQL
- a CDS encoding S41 family peptidase — protein: MELSEIIELGETQTDKLAVLDLQLAEIFSIAMRARDNSALIGQSTGGGLSDILPKSLPHGLQYSISNEFYISHDGLEFEGTGVPVSIEKAFLL
- a CDS encoding ATP-binding protein; the protein is MATQIELLVQGHKNLTNAVAHELRTPMARIRFQLDMLYNEQENKQRQEYMFGILDDLNELSDLVDELLTFAKFDRDPIATQLQQNSLNTCINNVIRSRHFNSQVKINYQQQSTKYDLVPFEPKNLERAIGNLLTNAQKYTQDTVNIHIKHHRKLTSIFIDDNGPSIPHESRVDIFQPFKRLDDSRTRETGSYGLGLAIVKQIAIRHGGSVSIDESPIGGARFILSWPSK